The region GGTCATCAGAATGTGAatatgcgatggcccaatatccagtctttttctAAACATATTAAGCTACATAtgcaccaaatttggtgcttttgtcacaaaatgaacattaggTTAGCTATGCTGCCCCACTATAATGTTAGTAGTAGGCCTAGAATACTTATTTtgtatctgaatacttttagTATGTTGCTTTTTGTTCCTCCAGTACTACATGAGTTGCATCTCAGGTGGTGGATAAAATAGTAGAATAGAAAAAAGTAGAACAGAGTAGTTGTTACCTGGGGGAACATCTGTGACAGTCGGCCGTACTCACAGTCTGAATACTTAAGACACTGACGGAAAGTCATCCCACCTGCAGAATAAACAAGAGACCAATAAAAACCAAAAGAACAACATGAAGTAGAACCTTAAACAGGACGACAATATAAACAGTAGAACCTCAAACAGGACGGTAACAGAAATGGTAGATCCTCAAACAGGAGTAAAACAGAAACAGTCCAACCTCAAATAGATGGGCAACAGAAACAGTAGAACCTCAAAcaggataacaacaaaaacagtagAACTGTCAATAGGAAGGCAACAGAAACCGTAGATCTTAAAAAAGGATGGCAACAGAACCAGTATAACCTCAAAAAGGACATACAACAGAAACAGTAGAACCTAAACAGGAAGACAACAGGACCAGTAGAACCTCAAACAGGACTGCAACAGAAACAGTAGAACCTTAAACaggaagaaaacagaaacagtaGAACCTCAAACaggagaacaacaaaaacagtagAACCGTCAATAGGAGAGCAAAAGAAACTGTAGATCTTAAAAAAGGAAGGCAACAGAACCAGTAGAACCTCAAAAAGGACATTCAACAGAAACAGTAGAACCTTAAACAGGAAGACAACAGAACCAGTAGAACCTCAAAAAGGACTGCAACAGAAACAGTAGAACCTCAAACaggagaacaacaaaaacagtagAACCGTCAATAGGAGGGCAACAGAAACCATAGATCTTAAAAAAGGACGGCAACAGAACCAGGAGAACCTCAAAAAGGACATACAACAGAAACAGTAGAACCTAAACAGGAAGACAACAGAACCAGTAGAACCTCAAAAaggagaacaacaaaaacagtagAACCGTCAATAGGAGGGCAACAGAAACCGTGGATCTTAGAAAAGGATGGCAACAGAACCAGTAGAACCTCAAAAAGGACATATAACAGAAACAGTAGAACCTAAACAGTAGAACCTCAAACAGGAGTGCAACAGAAAATGTACAACCTCAAACAGTAGAACAGCAGAAATAGTGGAGCGTCTAACAGGAGGGCAACAGAAAAAGTTGAACCTCAAACAGGAGAACCTTAAAAACAGCAGAACCTCAAACAGGAggacaacaaacaacagaacCTCTAATACTAGAATAACAGAGACAGTACAACAGGACGACAGCAGAAACAGTAAAACCTCAAACAGGAGGGCATCAGAAACAGGAGAACAATAAAACTATAGAACCTGTTACAGAAAAGTAACAAAGACAATAGAACCTCAAACAGGGCGACAgcagaaacagacaaacagccAATTGGATGACAACAGAAATAGgaggacaaaaaaacagtagGACCTCTAACAGTAAAACAACAGAGGTAGTAGAACCTCAAACAAGACAACAAAACAGGAGAACCGCTAACAGGAGGacaataaaaatgtagaacCACAAACAGGAGGGAAACAGAAACTGCAGTAGAACATTTGAAGCTTAGACTGAGTTATTTCAGAGCTTACAGGttgttggtttttaaaaaaatcaggatTAGACATGAAGTTTATAGGGACTGTATTCTCTGCAGTACAGGTGTAGCAGTGTTCAGGTACCTCTCTCGGTGAGTGTGAGACAGGCGTCGTCATAGCTACACTCTCGTTGTTTGCTGCAGCTGGCTGTGTAGTCCTTACAGCTGTAGCAGCGGATTGCCGATCCTGAAACACAGAACACAACCGTCGTATTGCTTCTACTGGAAAAAAACTGGAAGCTGTGTAGTGACAGCCCTCTGCGGGATTTATTaacaagtatcacaaaacacatacaatATTCAAGATACACAAAGCAGGTTCTTGGTTCGAATAGCAACTGCCAATTTTTCCTATTTCTGTTACTATATACCTAATGTTTGTGCGTAAGTTCTCAtactttcctgttattgttccaaatggtgcagtgtgATTTCATAACTCAGAGCTGCTcatatcttaatcaagcaggagtttcctgtaaaaagagatttctgtgtgtttgtcaaccCATATGTGAagcatttttaaactgctatatgtctgatattttaatacatctttaaATTAATTCACAACAGCTGGAACCTCCACTGTGTGGGATCTGGCCTCCTAgaagccttaaacctgcattctgtctaatgtacagcagggggcgactctattggctgcagaaagaagtcagattgtatagcaGCATTGATCATATGATGATTCAATAAATATTCTCGTCATAAGTTGGTCTCAactgctagtttcaagtcttctctaatatagcatgatgttaatttagtAATGTACGGTCCGATAGACCAGTGGTTTTCAAACTTCTGCCCAAGACACACCAAATTGCAAGCCAAAATCTCAAGGCACACCTGTATTAATATTCTTTCAGTTTGTAATCATATTCcttcacttccagtagtcacgttgACCTCgttactacttcacttccagcatttatttactgtttaaactgttttctATAAAGCCTTACTATGAAATATTTTGACGTAGATAAGTGGTTTTGTAATGAAATCATAGAAactgtgacctttttttttttttacaaccacaaaccatatgtttatgtataactAGGTTGTTTACTAGCGAAGCCACAGCACCATCTAACTCTTTTTGTGCCTAAAGCTAGACAACCTGCAACCGCCTGACAACATCAgccatgtgtttaaaatagcAATTATTACATTTAGGTATGAGAACATGATAATCTCCTGCTACCAGAAGCAGCCACTGTGAGTCATACTGCATTAGACGCATGCATACTGCATGCGTCTGCTTGTCACAAAATTCCACAGCACACtatttgggaaccactgccaaAGACCGTAAACTAGGGTAGGGTTTAGGGCTGTGAACTTTTTTGTcggttgtgtgttttttttttcttcatgaagtGGAAACACTCTAATATTGTGTCGATAGATGATTCGTCTAATCTGTTGATGGTTGGTACTCCATAActatctgataaattattttaaagttctTTATACATTCTTCGTGCTTCTTTTAAAACTCAAATGTGTGCCCTGTTAGTGTTTCATTGTttcctcatacatgcaaaatatttacatggcagtttgttttttctaatcTAAAACTTTA is a window of Centropristis striata isolate RG_2023a ecotype Rhode Island chromosome 24, C.striata_1.0, whole genome shotgun sequence DNA encoding:
- the LOC131963111 gene encoding CD59 glycoprotein-like, with amino-acid sequence MKCSLGICLVICSALFGLGSAIRCYSCKDYTASCSKQRECSYDDACLTLTERGGMTFRQCLKYSDCEYGRLSQMFPQVSRFTFKCCNSDLCNSAPSSAASSVIGLLASAAVMWWCVH